In one Pseudomonas tensinigenes genomic region, the following are encoded:
- a CDS encoding MFS transporter — translation MKTAVAPLAHEVPPAAADDVVAELQEIYIEKGTPMFMRTVLALFSGGFATFALLYCVQPMMPLLSHEYGINAAQSSLILSVATGMLAIGLLITGPISDRVGRKPVMVTALFAAALCTMASAMMPSWEGVLIMRALIGLSLSGLAAVAMTYLSEEIHPQHIGLAMGLYIGGNAIGGMSGRLITGVLIDFVSWHTAMLVIGGLAMIAAAVFWKILPESRNFRSRSLHPRSLLDGFTMHFRDAGLPLLFLEAFVLMGAFVTLFNYIGYRLLAAPYNLDQVFVGLLSVVYLSGIYSSAKIGSLADKLGRRKVLWATIALMFAGLALTMFTPLLLVIVGMLIFTFGFFGAHSVASSWIGRRAIKAKGQASSLYLFSYYAGSSIAGTAGGVFWHLGGWNGIGLFIGALLLVALLVALKLAKLPPLQGVKA, via the coding sequence GTGAAAACTGCTGTCGCACCCCTTGCCCATGAAGTCCCGCCTGCTGCGGCGGACGATGTCGTCGCCGAGCTACAAGAGATCTACATCGAAAAAGGCACGCCGATGTTCATGCGCACGGTGCTGGCGCTGTTTAGCGGCGGCTTCGCGACGTTTGCCCTGCTGTATTGCGTGCAGCCGATGATGCCGCTGCTGTCCCACGAGTACGGAATCAACGCGGCGCAAAGCAGCCTGATCCTCTCGGTGGCCACCGGCATGCTCGCCATCGGCCTGCTGATCACCGGGCCGATTTCCGATCGGGTCGGGCGCAAACCGGTGATGGTGACTGCGCTGTTCGCAGCGGCGCTGTGCACCATGGCCAGTGCAATGATGCCGAGTTGGGAAGGCGTGCTGATCATGCGTGCGCTGATCGGGCTGTCGCTGAGCGGTCTGGCAGCGGTGGCGATGACCTATCTGAGTGAAGAAATTCACCCGCAACACATTGGCCTGGCGATGGGTTTGTACATCGGCGGCAACGCGATTGGCGGGATGAGCGGGCGCTTGATCACCGGCGTGTTGATCGACTTCGTCAGCTGGCACACGGCGATGCTGGTGATCGGTGGTCTGGCGATGATTGCCGCAGCGGTGTTCTGGAAGATCCTCCCCGAGTCGCGCAACTTCCGCTCACGCTCGCTGCACCCGCGCAGTTTGCTCGACGGCTTTACCATGCACTTTCGCGATGCCGGTCTGCCGTTGCTGTTTCTGGAGGCATTCGTGCTGATGGGTGCATTCGTCACCCTGTTCAACTACATCGGTTATCGCTTACTGGCGGCGCCGTACAACCTTGATCAGGTATTCGTGGGTCTGCTGTCGGTGGTGTATCTGTCGGGGATCTACAGCTCGGCGAAGATCGGTTCGCTGGCGGACAAACTGGGGCGACGCAAAGTGTTGTGGGCGACCATTGCGCTGATGTTTGCCGGCCTTGCGTTGACGATGTTTACGCCGCTGCTACTGGTGATCGTCGGCATGCTGATTTTCACCTTTGGTTTCTTTGGCGCGCATTCGGTGGCGAGTAGCTGGATCGGCCGCCGCGCGATCAAGGCCAAGGGGCAAGCGTCGTCGTTGTATCTGTTCAGCTATTACGCCGGGTCGAGCATTGCCGGCACGGCAGGCGGGGTGTTCTGGCACTTGGGCGGATGGAACGGGATTGGCTTGTTCATCGGCGCGCTGTTGCTGGTGGCGCTGTTGGTGGCGTTGAAGCTGGCGAAATTACCGCCGCTGCAGGGTGTCAAAGCCTGA
- a CDS encoding addiction module antidote protein: MTEKFTRWDSAEYLKTEEDMANYLDACMEEAGDDPAFIAKALGTIARARGMTQVARDAGLSRESLYRALSGEGNPEFGTILKVVKALGLKLHAST, from the coding sequence ATGACCGAAAAATTCACTCGTTGGGACTCAGCCGAGTACCTCAAGACAGAAGAGGACATGGCTAACTATCTGGACGCCTGCATGGAGGAGGCTGGAGATGACCCGGCTTTTATCGCCAAGGCACTTGGCACCATAGCGAGAGCGCGAGGCATGACTCAGGTCGCACGTGACGCAGGGTTGTCCCGAGAGAGCCTCTACCGCGCACTATCAGGTGAAGGAAACCCCGAGTTCGGAACAATCCTGAAAGTGGTGAAGGCGTTAGGGTTGAAGTTACACGCCAGTACTTGA
- a CDS encoding type II toxin-antitoxin system RelE/ParE family toxin: protein MTEILRSSTFSNWLLKLADSRARMRIQVRIDRMADGNFGDVKAIGEGLSEVRIDYGPGYRVYFMQQGRQVVILLCGGDKSSQPRDIKQARLIAESWQEQNP from the coding sequence ATGACTGAGATTCTTCGAAGTTCTACATTTTCCAACTGGCTTTTAAAGTTGGCTGATAGTCGCGCCAGGATGCGTATTCAGGTGCGAATTGATCGTATGGCTGACGGAAATTTTGGCGATGTCAAAGCCATCGGTGAAGGGCTCAGCGAAGTCAGAATTGACTATGGCCCCGGATATCGAGTCTATTTCATGCAACAAGGTCGGCAAGTGGTCATCCTCCTTTGCGGCGGAGACAAGAGCAGCCAACCCCGAGACATCAAGCAAGCCAGGCTCATCGCGGAGTCCTGGCAGGAGCAAAACCCATGA
- a CDS encoding beta-ketoacyl-[acyl-carrier-protein] synthase family protein, whose translation MTAYLNALGVICALGRDKQAVARNLFAGDCSGMRRESGWVAERELPVAAVQGELAPIPAELADQRSRNNQLLLEAALQIRDDIDQAIQTFGRERIGVVLGTSTSGIDEASRGLAHYIREQQFPAEYDYRQQELGAPANFLADWLQLSGPAYVISTACTSSARALMSAQRLLDLGLCDAVLCGGVDSLCKLTLNGFSSLEAISDERCNPFSANRSGINIGEAAVLFVMSKKQGEGPAIALLGAGASSDAHHISAPEPTGRGALQAMQKALSHAHLQAAQINYLNLHGTATQHNDAMESLAVAALFPEGVACSSTKPMTGHTLGAAGALEAAFCWLSLSADNPDHALPPHVWDAQADPALPPLKWVTASERLTSIAPRYLMSNSFAFGGNNVSLIIGDAP comes from the coding sequence ATGACCGCTTACCTGAATGCCCTCGGCGTGATCTGCGCGCTGGGCCGCGACAAGCAAGCCGTCGCGCGCAACCTGTTCGCCGGCGACTGCTCGGGCATGCGCCGCGAGTCCGGCTGGGTGGCGGAGCGTGAGTTGCCCGTCGCTGCCGTCCAGGGCGAACTGGCGCCGATCCCGGCAGAACTCGCCGATCAGCGCAGCCGCAACAATCAACTGCTGCTGGAAGCGGCGTTGCAGATTCGCGATGACATCGATCAAGCGATCCAGACCTTCGGCCGCGAGCGCATCGGTGTGGTGCTCGGCACCAGCACTTCCGGCATCGACGAGGCCAGCCGTGGTCTGGCGCACTACATTCGCGAGCAGCAGTTCCCGGCGGAATACGACTATCGGCAACAGGAACTCGGCGCCCCGGCCAATTTCCTTGCCGACTGGCTACAACTGAGCGGCCCGGCCTATGTGATTTCCACGGCGTGCACCTCCAGCGCCCGGGCACTGATGAGCGCTCAGCGTTTGCTCGATCTGGGCCTGTGCGACGCGGTGCTGTGCGGCGGCGTCGACAGTTTGTGCAAACTGACCCTCAACGGTTTCTCGTCACTCGAAGCGATATCCGACGAGCGCTGCAATCCGTTCTCGGCCAACCGCAGCGGCATCAACATCGGTGAAGCGGCGGTGCTGTTCGTGATGAGCAAAAAGCAAGGCGAAGGCCCGGCCATTGCCTTGCTTGGCGCTGGCGCCAGTTCCGACGCGCATCACATTTCCGCCCCTGAGCCGACCGGGCGCGGCGCCCTGCAAGCGATGCAGAAAGCCTTGAGCCACGCGCACCTGCAAGCAGCGCAGATCAACTACCTGAACCTGCACGGCACCGCTACCCAACACAACGACGCCATGGAAAGCCTAGCGGTTGCCGCGCTGTTTCCCGAAGGCGTCGCGTGCTCGTCGACCAAACCGATGACCGGCCACACCCTTGGCGCGGCCGGTGCTCTGGAAGCGGCGTTCTGCTGGTTGAGCCTGAGCGCCGACAACCCCGATCACGCCTTGCCGCCGCACGTCTGGGACGCTCAGGCCGATCCCGCGCTGCCACCGCTGAAGTGGGTGACCGCGAGCGAGCGCCTGACGTCCATTGCACCCCGCTACCTGATGAGCAACTCGTTTGCCTTCGGCGGCAACAACGTCAGCCTGATTATCGGAGACGCCCCATGA
- a CDS encoding NAD(P)/FAD-dependent oxidoreductase translates to MPIVEMESRQVVIIGAGPSGAIAAALLRRKGHDVLVIERQHFPRFSIGESLLSHCLDFVEEAGMLDAVNAAGFQRKTGAAFAWGERYSAFDFGDTFTGGKPTTFQVQRADFDKLLADQAALQGAEIRYGDAIVSVDFERTIPLLDVRREDGSEYRVEADFVLDASGYGRVLSRLLDLEAPSNFPVRQAVFTHVEDHIDNPAFDREKILVTTHPEHRDIWFWTIPFSNGRCSVGVVAAQEHFNGRDSDLDACLRSFIAETPSLAGVLTNAVWDTPARTLGGYAANVKTLHGPGFALLGNAAEFLDPVFSSGVTIAMRSASMAAAVLHRQLQGETVDWQSEFAEPLKRGVDTFRCYVEGWYAGTFQDVIFYEDSQAEIRRMICSILAGYAWDERNPFVSEARRRLKMISELCAKDAT, encoded by the coding sequence GTGCCAATCGTTGAAATGGAATCCCGTCAGGTCGTGATCATCGGCGCTGGCCCGTCCGGCGCTATCGCAGCGGCGTTGCTCAGGCGCAAGGGCCACGATGTGTTGGTGATCGAGCGCCAGCACTTTCCGCGCTTTTCGATCGGCGAAAGCCTGCTCAGCCATTGCCTGGATTTCGTCGAAGAGGCCGGCATGCTCGACGCCGTCAATGCCGCCGGCTTCCAGCGCAAGACCGGCGCCGCATTCGCCTGGGGCGAGCGTTACAGCGCCTTCGATTTCGGTGACACCTTTACCGGCGGCAAACCGACCACGTTCCAGGTGCAACGTGCCGACTTCGACAAACTGCTGGCTGATCAAGCGGCGTTGCAGGGCGCGGAAATCCGCTACGGCGATGCCATCGTCAGCGTCGATTTCGAGCGGACAATACCGTTGCTCGACGTACGCCGCGAGGACGGCAGTGAGTACCGCGTCGAAGCGGATTTCGTCCTCGATGCCAGCGGCTATGGCCGTGTCCTGTCGCGACTGCTGGATCTGGAAGCACCGTCGAATTTTCCGGTGCGCCAAGCGGTGTTCACCCACGTCGAGGATCACATCGACAACCCGGCATTCGACCGCGAAAAAATTCTCGTCACCACCCATCCGGAACACCGCGATATCTGGTTCTGGACGATCCCGTTCAGCAACGGACGCTGCTCGGTGGGTGTGGTCGCCGCGCAAGAGCATTTCAACGGCCGTGACAGCGATCTGGATGCCTGCCTGCGCAGTTTCATCGCCGAAACCCCGAGCCTTGCCGGCGTACTGACCAATGCTGTGTGGGACACCCCGGCGCGCACCCTCGGCGGTTACGCCGCCAATGTGAAAACCCTGCATGGTCCAGGCTTCGCGCTGCTCGGCAACGCGGCGGAATTTCTCGACCCGGTGTTTTCCTCCGGCGTGACCATCGCCATGCGCTCGGCGAGCATGGCGGCAGCGGTTTTGCACCGTCAGTTGCAGGGCGAAACCGTCGACTGGCAAAGCGAATTCGCCGAGCCGCTCAAGCGCGGCGTCGACACCTTTCGCTGCTACGTAGAGGGCTGGTACGCCGGCACCTTTCAGGACGTGATTTTCTATGAAGACAGTCAGGCGGAAATCCGTCGGATGATCTGTTCGATCCTCGCCGGCTACGCCTGGGATGAGCGCAACCCGTTCGTCAGCGAAGCCCGCCGCCGCTTGAAGATGATTTCCGAACTCTGTGCAAAGGACGCCACATGA
- a CDS encoding sodium:proton antiporter yields the protein MMVAGFWLLALALFAVATRIGRHFGLIPIVSQLLLASFGLPLLMYFWIEPGWQLSGAELIAPDWLKNLYSLSFALLLGHILSDVIDLKLDRQSVKIAVPSFLVPFACGLAAAYWLLPTQPWLNSLAIGLVFAITAIPVLYLYLRHIDYPPAATRRLVQTAILIDLTCWTLFGLAQGSLHLSSLLLPLGLACVPLLLHLFAVRRPLTYSLGFFALLVMAEHYKLNALIFGIGYLLCMAALKVPLVLPLPARWMSRLQTWLAIPLILTFGIVQIDVHSALSSLGPLQWAALLLLPIASKLLGNWLGLGWAGASFEGASRWRESVLLNIRGLSEIVFLNLLLQQQLITPALYFALMLMGLIATLLPALIGLHRAPLNLQQPLSRSSRANR from the coding sequence ATGATGGTCGCCGGTTTCTGGCTGCTGGCCCTGGCATTGTTCGCCGTAGCCACTCGTATCGGGCGCCACTTCGGCCTGATCCCGATCGTCAGCCAGTTGCTGCTGGCGAGCTTCGGCTTGCCGCTGCTGATGTACTTCTGGATCGAGCCGGGCTGGCAGCTCAGCGGCGCCGAGCTGATCGCGCCAGACTGGCTGAAAAACCTCTACAGCCTGAGTTTTGCCCTGCTGCTCGGGCATATCCTCAGTGATGTGATCGATCTGAAACTCGATCGTCAGAGCGTGAAAATCGCCGTGCCGAGTTTCCTCGTGCCGTTCGCCTGTGGTCTTGCCGCTGCGTATTGGCTACTGCCGACGCAACCGTGGCTCAACTCGCTAGCCATCGGTCTGGTGTTCGCGATTACCGCGATCCCGGTGCTGTACCTGTATCTGCGCCACATCGATTATCCGCCGGCCGCCACGCGCCGATTGGTGCAGACCGCGATCCTCATTGATCTGACCTGCTGGACATTGTTCGGCCTCGCTCAGGGCAGTCTGCACCTGAGCAGTCTGTTACTGCCGCTGGGCCTCGCGTGCGTGCCGCTGTTGCTGCATCTGTTCGCTGTGCGTCGACCGCTGACTTACAGCCTCGGTTTCTTCGCGCTGCTGGTGATGGCCGAGCATTACAAACTCAACGCGCTGATCTTCGGCATCGGCTATCTGCTGTGCATGGCCGCGCTGAAAGTGCCATTGGTGCTGCCATTGCCGGCGCGCTGGATGAGCCGTTTGCAGACGTGGCTGGCGATTCCGCTGATTCTGACGTTCGGCATCGTGCAGATCGACGTGCACAGCGCCCTCTCCAGCCTTGGTCCGCTGCAATGGGCGGCGCTATTGCTGTTACCGATTGCCAGTAAACTGCTCGGCAACTGGCTAGGCCTCGGCTGGGCCGGCGCCTCGTTCGAAGGCGCCAGCCGCTGGCGCGAAAGTGTGCTGCTGAATATTCGTGGCCTCAGCGAAATCGTCTTTCTCAATCTGCTCTTGCAACAACAGCTGATCACACCGGCGCTGTACTTCGCGCTGATGCTGATGGGCCTGATCGCGACGCTGCTACCGGCCCTGATCGGCCTGCATCGCGCGCCTTTGAATCTGCAACAGCCTCTGTCCCGGAGCTCACGTGCCAATCGTTGA
- a CDS encoding 3-ketoacyl-ACP reductase FabG2 yields the protein MTESVLVTGSSRGIGRAIALRLAQAGHDIVLHCRSGVTEAQGVQAEIEALGRNARILQFDVADRETCKTILEADVESHGAYYGVVLNAGLTRDGAFPALSDDDWDVVLRTNLDGFYNVLHPVMMPMIRRRAAGRIVCITSVSGLIGNRGQVNYSASKAGVIGAAKALAIELGKRKITVNCVAPGLIDTAMLDENVPVEELMKMIPAQRMGTPEEVASAVNFLMSAEASYITRQVLAVNGGLC from the coding sequence ATGACTGAATCCGTACTGGTCACCGGCTCCAGCCGTGGCATCGGCCGCGCCATTGCCTTGCGTCTGGCGCAGGCCGGGCACGATATCGTCCTGCATTGCCGCAGCGGCGTGACTGAGGCGCAAGGCGTTCAGGCGGAAATCGAAGCGCTGGGGCGCAACGCGCGCATTCTGCAATTCGATGTTGCCGATCGCGAAACCTGCAAAACCATTCTGGAAGCCGACGTCGAAAGCCACGGTGCCTATTACGGTGTTGTGTTGAATGCCGGCCTGACCCGCGACGGTGCGTTTCCAGCTCTGAGTGACGACGATTGGGACGTGGTGTTGCGCACCAACCTAGATGGTTTCTACAACGTGCTGCACCCGGTGATGATGCCGATGATCCGCCGCCGCGCCGCTGGTCGCATTGTCTGCATCACCTCGGTGTCAGGACTGATCGGCAACCGTGGCCAGGTCAACTACAGCGCCTCCAAGGCCGGCGTGATCGGCGCGGCGAAGGCATTGGCGATCGAACTGGGCAAGCGCAAAATCACGGTTAACTGCGTCGCGCCGGGCCTGATCGACACGGCGATGCTCGACGAAAACGTGCCGGTGGAAGAACTGATGAAAATGATCCCCGCACAACGCATGGGCACCCCGGAAGAGGTGGCCAGTGCAGTGAATTTCCTGATGTCGGCGGAAGCCTCGTACATCACCCGCCAGGTCCTGGCGGTCAACGGAGGCTTGTGCTGA
- a CDS encoding beta-ketoacyl-ACP synthase, with product MKRVVVTGMAGITSLGSDWETIAGNFAANRSGIRRMDEWDRFSELNTRLAGPIDDFAVPAHWTRKQLRSMGRVSRLAVRAAENALADAGLLGDESIKDGRMGVACGSSTGSTDEIKAFGNMLLNSVAEGLNANSYVRMMPHTTAANISIFFGLTGRLIPTSSACTSGSQGIGYAYEAIKFGRLPLMLAGGAEELCPTEAMVFDALYATSLKNDAPQTSPRPYDKGRDGLVIGEGGGMLVLEELEHALARGAHIHAEIVGFGSNADGQHTTRPEQVTMRRAMELALEDAGLTPDAIGYVNGHGTATEQGDIAETLATSSLFGERMPISSQKSFLGHTLGACGALESWFSIEMMNRDLYVHTFNLDEVDPHCGKLDYLRGEFRQMHHDYVMNNNFAFGGVNTSLIFRRWH from the coding sequence ATGAAGCGCGTCGTCGTCACCGGCATGGCCGGCATCACCTCGCTGGGCAGTGACTGGGAGACCATCGCCGGCAATTTCGCGGCCAACCGCAGCGGCATCCGCCGGATGGACGAGTGGGATCGCTTCAGCGAACTCAACACGCGTCTGGCCGGGCCGATCGATGATTTTGCAGTGCCTGCGCACTGGACCCGCAAGCAACTGCGCAGCATGGGCCGGGTATCGCGGCTGGCGGTTCGTGCGGCAGAAAACGCCCTGGCTGACGCCGGTTTGCTCGGTGACGAATCGATCAAGGATGGGCGCATGGGCGTCGCTTGCGGCTCGTCCACCGGCAGCACCGACGAGATCAAAGCGTTCGGCAATATGCTGCTCAACTCGGTCGCCGAAGGCCTCAATGCCAACTCCTACGTGCGAATGATGCCGCACACCACCGCCGCCAACATCAGCATCTTCTTTGGCCTGACCGGGCGGCTGATCCCGACGTCCAGCGCCTGCACCAGCGGCAGTCAGGGCATCGGTTACGCCTACGAAGCAATCAAGTTCGGGCGCCTGCCGCTGATGCTCGCCGGCGGCGCCGAAGAGCTGTGCCCGACCGAAGCCATGGTCTTCGACGCGCTCTACGCCACCAGCCTGAAAAACGATGCGCCACAGACCAGCCCGCGCCCGTACGACAAGGGCCGCGATGGTCTGGTGATCGGTGAAGGCGGCGGCATGCTGGTCCTCGAAGAGCTGGAGCACGCCCTCGCCCGCGGTGCGCACATCCACGCCGAGATCGTCGGCTTCGGCAGCAACGCCGACGGCCAGCACACCACACGCCCGGAACAAGTGACCATGCGTCGTGCAATGGAACTGGCGCTGGAAGACGCCGGCCTGACGCCGGATGCCATCGGTTATGTAAATGGTCACGGCACGGCTACAGAACAGGGCGACATTGCCGAAACACTGGCAACCAGCAGTTTGTTCGGCGAGCGCATGCCGATCAGCTCGCAGAAGAGTTTCCTCGGCCACACCCTCGGCGCCTGCGGCGCGCTGGAGTCGTGGTTCAGCATCGAGATGATGAACCGCGACCTGTACGTGCACACGTTCAACCTCGACGAGGTCGATCCGCACTGCGGCAAACTCGATTACCTGCGCGGCGAATTCCGCCAGATGCATCACGACTACGTGATGAACAACAATTTTGCTTTTGGTGGCGTCAACACCTCGTTGATTTTCCGCCGCTGGCACTGA
- a CDS encoding LysR family transcriptional regulator: MELRHLRYFIAVAEELHFGRAAQVLGISQPPLSQQIQALEQEVGARLFERTNRRVELSEAGRLFLEEARLVLAQVDKAADVARRAQLGELGELKIGFTSSAPFNSTIPQAIFSFRQRFPAVHLNLREMSSTQVAEGLVDESIEVGIMRPLGLPDSLSVVELMREPLVAVLGSKHPLAQGSEEGLFLSALALEPFVFFPRSYGSGLYAQLLSLARDAGFSPHFAQEAGEAMTIIGLVAAGLGVSVLPASYQRMRIDGVVYRPLLDPEAVSAVWLVQRKDQKSPMAKAFVDLLTRKVEPSKA, encoded by the coding sequence ATGGAATTGCGTCATCTGCGCTACTTCATCGCCGTCGCCGAAGAACTGCACTTTGGCCGCGCCGCACAGGTGCTGGGTATCTCGCAGCCGCCGCTGAGCCAGCAGATTCAGGCGCTGGAACAGGAAGTCGGCGCGCGGCTCTTCGAACGGACCAATCGTCGGGTCGAGTTGAGCGAGGCTGGTCGATTGTTCCTCGAAGAGGCGCGCTTGGTGCTGGCGCAGGTTGATAAAGCAGCGGACGTCGCCCGGCGTGCGCAGCTCGGTGAATTGGGCGAGTTGAAGATTGGTTTCACCTCGTCGGCGCCGTTCAACTCGACCATTCCGCAGGCGATCTTTTCCTTTCGTCAGCGTTTTCCGGCGGTGCATCTCAACTTGCGTGAGATGAGCAGTACCCAAGTCGCTGAGGGCCTGGTGGATGAGTCAATCGAGGTCGGCATCATGCGCCCGCTGGGTTTGCCCGATTCGCTGAGTGTGGTTGAGTTGATGCGCGAGCCGCTGGTCGCCGTGCTCGGTTCCAAGCATCCATTGGCGCAGGGCAGTGAAGAAGGCCTGTTCCTCTCGGCCCTGGCACTGGAGCCGTTTGTGTTCTTTCCGCGCAGCTACGGCAGCGGGCTGTATGCGCAATTGCTGAGTCTGGCGCGCGATGCCGGGTTCAGCCCGCACTTCGCCCAAGAGGCGGGAGAGGCAATGACCATCATTGGTCTGGTCGCAGCGGGGCTTGGAGTTTCGGTGCTGCCGGCGTCTTATCAGCGGATGCGCATCGACGGCGTGGTCTACCGGCCGTTGCTTGATCCGGAAGCGGTGTCGGCGGTGTGGCTGGTGCAGCGCAAGGATCAGAAATCGCCGATGGCCAAGGCGTTTGTCGACCTGCTCACGCGCAAGGTTGAACCTTCAAAGGCGTGA
- a CDS encoding hotdog family protein has translation MTDWPLAELLPHAGDMILIDNILSFDEEQIFTRLTVKPEGLFSLPDGSLPAWVGVELMAQSVAAFAGCHARQKGNPVELGFLLGTRKFECNVEAFPAGSDLTIHGLRSLEDDNGMGVFECHIHGAGIHASARLNVFRPPQVTQYLQQTQESNDD, from the coding sequence ATGACTGATTGGCCGCTCGCCGAACTGCTGCCCCATGCGGGCGACATGATTCTGATCGACAACATCCTCAGCTTTGACGAGGAGCAGATTTTCACCCGCCTCACGGTCAAGCCCGAAGGCTTGTTCAGCCTGCCCGATGGCAGCCTGCCGGCGTGGGTCGGCGTCGAGCTGATGGCACAGAGCGTCGCCGCATTTGCCGGCTGCCACGCGCGGCAGAAAGGCAACCCGGTGGAGCTGGGTTTTCTGCTCGGCACACGCAAGTTCGAGTGCAACGTCGAAGCCTTTCCCGCCGGTAGCGATCTGACCATCCATGGTCTGCGCTCGCTGGAAGACGACAACGGCATGGGCGTCTTCGAATGCCATATCCACGGCGCCGGCATCCACGCCAGCGCGCGGCTGAACGTGTTCCGCCCGCCCCAGGTTACTCAATATCTGCAACAGACACAGGAGTCGAACGATGACTGA
- a CDS encoding class I SAM-dependent methyltransferase, producing MNYLSDSYVEETRFGFWFLRSHTWQHHVLRVAINDLRGLFSDALPENPVLLDAGCGQGKSFGHLRQTFAPQRLIGVDADPHSLELSAEEATRLGLDVELIGSDCATLNVVDASVDLLFCHQTFHHLVEQEKALAEFYRVLKPGGYLLFAESTEAYIDTWVIRWLFRHPMHVQKSAAQYLQMIRGQGFEFGECNVSYPYLWWSRSKDFGLLERFGVRKPKPFGEREETLVNVVARKPLEGDR from the coding sequence ATGAATTACTTGAGCGACAGCTACGTCGAGGAAACCCGCTTTGGTTTCTGGTTCCTGCGCAGCCACACCTGGCAGCACCATGTGCTGCGCGTGGCGATCAACGATTTGCGCGGGTTGTTCAGTGACGCCCTGCCGGAAAATCCGGTGCTGCTGGATGCCGGTTGCGGTCAGGGCAAGTCGTTCGGTCATCTGCGCCAGACCTTTGCGCCACAGCGTTTGATCGGTGTTGACGCCGATCCGCATAGCCTGGAGTTGAGCGCTGAAGAAGCGACGCGTCTGGGCCTCGATGTAGAGCTGATCGGTAGTGATTGCGCGACGCTCAATGTGGTGGACGCCAGTGTTGATCTGCTGTTCTGTCACCAGACGTTCCACCATCTGGTCGAGCAGGAAAAAGCGCTGGCCGAGTTTTATCGGGTGCTGAAACCGGGTGGCTATCTGCTGTTCGCCGAATCCACAGAGGCTTACATTGATACGTGGGTGATTCGCTGGCTATTCCGCCATCCGATGCATGTGCAGAAGAGTGCGGCGCAGTATCTGCAGATGATTCGTGGGCAGGGGTTTGAGTTTGGCGAATGCAATGTTTCCTACCCGTATCTGTGGTGGAGCCGGTCGAAGGATTTTGGCTTGCTGGAGCGGTTCGGGGTGCGCAAGCCGAAACCGTTTGGTGAGCGTGAAGAGACGTTGGTGAACGTTGTCGCGCGTAAACCGCTTGAAGGTGATCGTTGA
- a CDS encoding excinuclease — protein sequence MQVKALIAAAFFTLLPSASHATNLMYMPFETVLSDAIRAGRLDGSVKFYLLGNGPQGTQQLLRRGVVSDLKTNGFNKSDHNSCEWVLQSNLIKLQADAKRVGANAVVNIVSYYDQHVRKDLNTYECRAGIFVTRVALRGDLVRLP from the coding sequence ATGCAAGTGAAAGCCCTGATCGCCGCTGCGTTTTTCACGCTACTGCCCAGCGCCAGCCACGCCACCAATCTCATGTACATGCCCTTCGAAACCGTGCTGTCGGACGCGATTCGCGCCGGACGGCTGGATGGCAGTGTGAAGTTCTATCTGCTCGGTAATGGGCCGCAGGGGACTCAGCAGTTATTGCGCCGTGGAGTGGTCAGTGATTTGAAGACCAACGGCTTCAACAAGAGTGACCACAACTCCTGCGAGTGGGTGTTGCAGTCGAATCTGATCAAGTTGCAGGCCGATGCCAAGCGGGTCGGGGCGAATGCGGTGGTCAATATCGTCAGCTATTACGACCAGCATGTGCGCAAGGATTTGAATACGTACGAGTGCCGGGCGGGGATTTTTGTCACGCGGGTGGCGTTGAGGGGGGATTTGGTGCGGTTGCCCTGA